ATCTTTTGAAGCGACCTATCTTGCGGCTGAGTGCTCCAGATATTCATGTCCCATTCAGTCCGGCTCTTGAGAAGGACTTTTTTCCAACACGGGACAGCATTGTTGGCGCCATACGACAGTTACTCTGAGTTCCCAAAAAACGCATGAATGGAAGTAACACAGCAACTGCCGTTATCGTCGCAGTAGGAGGTGATAAGACGCGCTTAGAAAAAGAAGGCAGGCCATCAGACGATAGGCGGGAAACATTCCAGAAGGGATAGGGCTTATACATGAGTAAATCATTCATCGATGGCAGATTCGGTCTGAGTGGGAAGACCGCTTTGGTGACCGGCGGAGCACGCGGCATCGGATTGCAAGTCGCGCTTACATTACAAGAAGCTGGCGCCGATATAATTCTCACTGGAAGGGATCGGGTTCGCGTGGCCGCGGCGGCAGATCAGTTTCCAGTCAAGCCTAAAGTCTATCAGCTCGATGTTAGGGACTCGCAGGCGGTACGCGATCTCGCCGATGGCATCGCCGTTTGCCCTGACATCCTTATTAACAATGCCGGGGTGTCCCGCGCGGCGCCGACGAAATATACCACCGACGAGGATTGGCGAGCTGTCCTTTCAGTCAACTTGGACGGCCTGTTCTACTGCAGTCGCACCTTCGGCTCTCTCATGGCGGAGCGCGGTTCCGGCGTGATTGTAAATATCAGTTCGATATGTGGAGATGTTGTCACCCGACAGGAATCCGTAGTCACGGCTTACAATGCGAGCAAGGCGGGGGTAACTATGGTAACCAAAACCCTTGCTTGCGAATGGGCAAGATCTGGGGTTCGGGTGAACGCAGTGGCGCCTGGATTCGTACAGTCAGAGATGACCGACCAGTATCCTGTAGAAGTGGTCAGGGCATGGTCTGATCGGACGCCAATGGGCCGCTTCGGCCAACCTCATGAGATTGCATCTGCCGTCCAATTTCTTGCTAGCGACGCGTCAACCTATATCACGGGAACGGTATTGTTGGTGGATGGTGGCTACACTTGCTGGTGAGATTTTCTATTGGTTAATTCTGGTGGGCCATCCTGCTGCCTGGGGTGACAAAGCAAGATGATCTACCCATCGAAGTTTCTGTGCGTCGCACTACTTGATCCATAGTTTCGTAGTCAAAAGCACGGTGAACGTCAACCGAATCGATGAAGCTATCCAGCAGTTTGGCGGTGCGTTCTTGAGGCCGCTGTAGGTTAGGTGTAAGGCCGTTCACCAAGCTCGTTTGAATGACAGTTCGCGCGACGAGCAGAAGCTCGTGCATCGTACCTTCTCCCAGACGCTCCCCAGCCAGCTGAGTGATGTAGACACCGGTCATCACCCGTTGCCATGGGATCTCTGGTCCTTCACCAGGATCGGTGCGGCGGTAACGGATCCCATCATCGCGCCTCTCATTCCCCAGCCGACTTGCGCGAGAAGAATAGGCCTATATTGCGGCAACCAAGACACTCTTTTTGGTGGTCATGACGTCACATCCTGCAACAGATAAATACAACTACTTCACAAGAATTTACCAATCGCAAACCACGAGCAGTGGTATGTTGGACGAACTCACGCGCGGAAAAAAACCAGACAAGCTATTCGGAGTCGACAAACATGAAAAGAAGAGCGCTTATCCTGATCGAGGGTACAAGGAACAATGGTCCTCTATATGTCCAAGCGGCCCGAAGTCTTGGCCTGCACTCGATTACCCTGGCGGCTGATCCACTTAGGCACTACTATCATGCCGCAGAAGACAGTGAGGTAATCTGTGTGGACACATCCAATCTCGATGCGCTGATTTGCGAGTGTGTTCGGCTGCATGCGACCTATGATATTGCTGGGATTACGAGCTCGGAGGAAGCTGCATATGCGACAGTCGGCATGCTCTGTCGACATTTCAATCTGCCAGGTCCGAACGCCGAATCGGTTGAACGATGCTGCGATAAATTCACTCAACGTCAGCTGCTTGGGCAAGCCGACATTCCAATTCCTGCCTACGCGTTGGCAACGAATGCGAGCGAGGTTGTAAGCTCTGCCGCTAAAATCGGCTTTCCTGTAATTGTAAAACCAGCCACGGACACCGGCGGCAGCGAGGGGGTCCGATTGTGCGGCAGTAGCGAGGAGCTAATCCAGCATACTGCTTATCTATCAAGCAGGTGGAGTACATGGCAGTCCCCAGCAAGAATATTAGTGGAACAATTTGTGAAAGGCTTTCATTATTGGGTGGAGATGATGGGAGATGACGTCATTGGAATCGCCTCTCTCGAATTCGGTCCCTCGCCGCATTTCGTATATAATAGATGCGCCTATCCGGCCTTGCTTACCAATGAAGAGGATGAGCGCATCGCCGATGTTTCACTGAGGTGTTTACAGGCTCTCGACCTTCACTGGGGTCCGACCAACGTTGAACTCAGGTGGACGGCACATGGGCCGGTCGTCATTGAAGTAAATCCGCGTATGTCGGGCTCGCCCGGTGTTGAGCTAGTTGAGCTAGCTTGCGGTATCAATCTTATCCGAGAGCACATTAAACTCGTGATCGGCGATGAGGGCGATTTGCGCGGAACCCGTTCAGAAACTGCTGCTGCGCAATTCCTAGTTCCTGAACGGGACGGCGTTCTCGATTGGATCGATGGCGTCAGCCGGGCGGCTGCTGTACCTGGCGTCGCCAAAGTGAAGCTTTACCTTGAACCAAACACCACGATCAAAAGGAGAGGCGATCACCGAGACTTAATCGGATATGTGACCGCCAGCTCGCCTGACATCGCTCGGACGGAGGCGATACTTCAGCGGGCCGTCGGCTTAATTGAGTGGTCGGTTACATAGGTTCGATTTCCCTTGCTACCTGGCGGAGCGGCGCTTGTGTCCACCGTGTGGTGTTGCCGGGTTCAAGCGCCAGCCGCTGAAGATGATGAAGCCGACGTGCATCATTGTTGAAGCTGCTGAAGCGCTAGCGCAGCGAAGAAGAACCGCCAGGGAGCCATACGATCAGCGGATGGCGCACAGGATCGCTGGTCCTCGACGCACCCGTTTCCGGTTAACCTCCGAGCCAGCGACTGTCGGCCCTCCAACAGGGAAACCGGCAGTCCCGCGCGCGTCCGCAACAGCGGACGGTTGTCGTGCGTAGGACGGAGGAAATTCGCCCCTGCCTCGGGCGGTGAACGGGACAGCCGTAGGAGCGTCAGCAAAGCGCAGGCCGCAGGACGGGACGCGGGACGACTTTCCCCGTCCGCGGCGATCCGCATGTGTTTGCGTCAGGAGAAAGGCTGACCGGACGAAAGGCGCACTGCCGCTTCTCGAAAGTCCGGTCGCTGATCAGCGACGTGCGGTAGGATCGGCCATAGCAGGGCCGAGTTCCCCCTGGAAGAAAAAACAGGTGTTGCACCCGTCGGGTCC
This region of Mesorhizobium sp. M2A.F.Ca.ET.046.03.2.1 genomic DNA includes:
- a CDS encoding acetyl-CoA carboxylase biotin carboxylase subunit family protein, with amino-acid sequence MKRRALILIEGTRNNGPLYVQAARSLGLHSITLAADPLRHYYHAAEDSEVICVDTSNLDALICECVRLHATYDIAGITSSEEAAYATVGMLCRHFNLPGPNAESVERCCDKFTQRQLLGQADIPIPAYALATNASEVVSSAAKIGFPVIVKPATDTGGSEGVRLCGSSEELIQHTAYLSSRWSTWQSPARILVEQFVKGFHYWVEMMGDDVIGIASLEFGPSPHFVYNRCAYPALLTNEEDERIADVSLRCLQALDLHWGPTNVELRWTAHGPVVIEVNPRMSGSPGVELVELACGINLIREHIKLVIGDEGDLRGTRSETAAAQFLVPERDGVLDWIDGVSRAAAVPGVAKVKLYLEPNTTIKRRGDHRDLIGYVTASSPDIARTEAILQRAVGLIEWSVT
- a CDS encoding SDR family oxidoreductase yields the protein MSKSFIDGRFGLSGKTALVTGGARGIGLQVALTLQEAGADIILTGRDRVRVAAAADQFPVKPKVYQLDVRDSQAVRDLADGIAVCPDILINNAGVSRAAPTKYTTDEDWRAVLSVNLDGLFYCSRTFGSLMAERGSGVIVNISSICGDVVTRQESVVTAYNASKAGVTMVTKTLACEWARSGVRVNAVAPGFVQSEMTDQYPVEVVRAWSDRTPMGRFGQPHEIASAVQFLASDASTYITGTVLLVDGGYTCW